One window from the genome of Nitrospirota bacterium encodes:
- a CDS encoding WbqC family protein: MRVAIHQPQFLPWLGYLDKIDRADLFVILDNVQFKRNEWQNRNRIRTAQGWQWLTVPVLHHFGQRINEVLVNGQTDWKAKHLRAIEMHYAAAPHRARFLEGLRRIYREPWDRLAGLNLAVLRWLLDAFGIKTPLRLASEMGALREEATDRLVDICRITGATSYLAGAGAPGYMDVDRFTASGVALEFQTFRHPVYPQCYEPFVPGMAAIDLLFMCGDAALQRLRDAREA; encoded by the coding sequence ATGCGCGTCGCCATCCACCAACCGCAGTTCCTCCCCTGGCTCGGCTACCTCGACAAGATTGATCGGGCCGATCTGTTTGTGATACTGGACAACGTGCAGTTCAAGAGAAACGAGTGGCAGAACCGCAACCGGATCAGGACGGCTCAGGGATGGCAGTGGCTGACCGTGCCGGTGCTGCATCACTTTGGCCAGCGGATCAACGAGGTCCTGGTCAATGGCCAGACGGACTGGAAGGCCAAGCATCTCCGAGCCATCGAGATGCACTATGCCGCCGCGCCCCACCGGGCCCGGTTCCTGGAGGGGCTCCGGCGGATCTACCGGGAGCCGTGGGACCGTCTGGCCGGGTTGAACCTTGCCGTGCTGCGGTGGCTGTTGGACGCCTTCGGCATCAAGACCCCGCTGCGCCTGGCCTCGGAGATGGGCGCGCTGCGTGAGGAGGCCACCGATCGCCTGGTCGACATCTGCCGGATCACCGGAGCGACCAGCTATCTGGCCGGGGCCGGCGCCCCGGGATACATGGACGTCGACCGGTTCACGGCATCCGGCGTGGCGCTGGAGTTCCAGACGTTCCGTCATCCGGTCTATCCGCAGTGCTACGAGCCCTTCGTGCCGGGCATGGCGGCGATCGACCTGCTGTTCATGTGTGGAGACGCCGCGCTCCAACGGCTGCGAGACGCGCGTGAAGCGTGA
- a CDS encoding PIG-L deacetylase family protein yields the protein MSGHDGNRLRVLALGAHPDDVEAGCGGTLIKYAVQGHRVFMMVMTKGELGGDPAVRAYEQEGAAKIMGVEKIFWGGYADTVVPMDRELIQNIERVVLEVEPDVIFVNFHDDTHQDHRHLATGTISATRYTRNVLFYEGPTTQNFSPTVFADIDSVLDRKIQALQAHRSQVDKTNIEGLSIVDVIRSSAHFRGIQGRVRNAEGFVPLRLFIGAEP from the coding sequence ATGAGCGGACATGACGGGAACCGGCTGCGCGTGCTCGCCCTGGGCGCGCATCCTGACGATGTCGAGGCCGGCTGCGGGGGGACGCTGATCAAATACGCGGTCCAGGGTCATCGGGTCTTCATGATGGTGATGACGAAAGGCGAGCTGGGCGGAGACCCGGCGGTGCGCGCGTACGAGCAGGAGGGCGCGGCCAAGATCATGGGGGTCGAAAAGATCTTCTGGGGCGGGTATGCCGATACCGTGGTCCCGATGGATCGGGAGCTGATTCAAAACATCGAGCGGGTGGTGCTGGAGGTGGAGCCGGACGTGATCTTCGTGAACTTCCACGATGACACGCACCAGGATCACCGGCACCTGGCGACCGGCACGATCTCGGCGACGCGCTACACCAGGAACGTGCTCTTCTACGAAGGGCCGACCACCCAGAACTTTTCCCCGACGGTCTTTGCCGACATTGACTCGGTCCTGGACAGGAAGATCCAGGCGCTCCAGGCCCACCGGTCCCAGGTGGACAAGACGAACATCGAGGGGCTGAGCATCGTGGACGTCATCCGCTCCTCCGCGCACTTCCGGGGCATCCAGGGGCGGGTGAGGAACGCCGAGGGGTTCGTTCCGCTCCGCCTGTTCATCGGCGCCGAGCCATAA
- the asnB gene encoding asparagine synthase (glutamine-hydrolyzing) → MCGICGIVGDGTDAELDRMMGRIVHRGPDESGRHREPGIRIGVQRLRVIDPKGGHQPIANETGTVWVVLNGEIYNYRELREELTQKGHRFTTNCDTEVLVHLYEQEGEEGVQRLRGMFAYALWDRERQTLLLVRDRLGIKPLYYAARPGGTAGLPGLAFASELPALLEAQPSVSVDHEAIAQYLMLLYVPGPGTVYRNIRQLQPGEMLKVADGRIEARRYFLPEFSWREARGAGLQGDAGARGRGDGSIAASLPRLTDSFLDLLRETVRAHLVSDVPLGLFLSGGLDSGSILAMMRSVTNGPIRSFSIGYGAEADRSYNELAAARLMADHFGTEHTEERLSPDAVTLLPKIVAAMGEPFADASAIPTYLVSEVARRSVTVALSGIGGDEAFGGYPRYLGVRAATRYARVPQTVRAWISKRLAPGLPEGEASRDQIGRLKRFLRDGHLPVSEQYCRWITFLPAEWGGDAFATDLAAVARIAGWNEDYRLRFEHWPSAEPADKAMGLDIQTYLPDDLLRMGDRLSMAHSLELRVPFCDHLLLSFAFSLPPELRFVGWKLKGFMRRALSRTLPKPIVQGAKYGFQVPLARWLREDLREMVHDLLSDEGVRRRGYVRPDYVRWLIREHEAGRRNFADQLFALLVLELWHRGREG, encoded by the coding sequence ATGTGCGGCATCTGCGGCATCGTCGGCGACGGGACCGACGCCGAATTGGACCGGATGATGGGCCGGATCGTCCACCGGGGGCCGGATGAGAGCGGCCGGCACCGGGAGCCGGGGATCAGGATCGGCGTGCAGCGCCTGCGCGTGATCGATCCGAAGGGCGGGCACCAGCCGATCGCGAACGAGACGGGAACGGTCTGGGTCGTCCTGAACGGGGAGATCTACAACTACCGGGAGCTGCGGGAGGAGCTGACCCAGAAGGGCCACCGGTTCACGACCAACTGCGACACGGAGGTGCTGGTTCACCTCTACGAGCAGGAGGGGGAAGAGGGAGTCCAGCGTCTGCGCGGCATGTTCGCCTATGCCCTCTGGGATCGCGAGCGACAGACGCTCCTGCTCGTACGCGACCGGCTGGGCATCAAACCGCTCTACTATGCGGCGAGACCGGGCGGGACCGCCGGTCTGCCGGGGCTGGCCTTCGCGTCCGAGTTGCCGGCCCTGCTGGAGGCGCAACCCTCCGTCTCCGTGGACCACGAGGCGATCGCCCAGTACCTCATGCTGCTCTACGTGCCGGGGCCGGGCACCGTCTATCGAAACATCCGGCAACTGCAGCCAGGGGAAATGCTCAAGGTTGCCGACGGGCGAATCGAGGCCAGGCGGTATTTTCTTCCGGAATTCTCATGGCGCGAGGCGCGAGGCGCGGGGTTGCAGGGAGACGCGGGGGCGCGGGGACGCGGGGACGGCTCCATCGCCGCGTCGCTCCCTCGCCTGACGGACTCCTTTCTGGATCTGCTGCGGGAAACGGTGCGGGCGCATCTGGTCAGCGACGTCCCGCTGGGCCTCTTCCTCTCCGGAGGGCTGGATTCCGGTTCGATCCTGGCGATGATGCGATCGGTCACGAACGGGCCGATCCGGAGTTTCTCGATCGGCTATGGGGCGGAGGCGGACCGGTCCTACAACGAGCTCGCTGCGGCCCGCCTGATGGCGGACCACTTCGGGACCGAGCATACGGAGGAGCGGCTGTCACCCGATGCCGTGACGCTCCTGCCGAAGATCGTGGCGGCGATGGGAGAGCCTTTCGCCGACGCGTCGGCGATTCCCACCTATCTGGTCTCGGAAGTGGCCCGCCGTTCCGTCACGGTTGCCCTCTCGGGCATCGGCGGGGACGAAGCGTTCGGCGGGTATCCCCGTTATCTGGGCGTGCGAGCGGCGACTCGCTATGCGCGGGTGCCTCAAACCGTGAGGGCCTGGATCAGCAAGAGGCTGGCGCCCGGATTGCCAGAGGGAGAGGCCAGCCGTGATCAGATCGGCCGCCTCAAGCGATTTCTCCGGGACGGCCATCTCCCGGTGAGCGAGCAGTATTGCCGATGGATCACGTTCCTCCCGGCGGAATGGGGAGGCGACGCCTTTGCGACGGATTTGGCCGCGGTGGCGAGGATCGCCGGATGGAACGAGGACTACCGGCTCCGCTTCGAGCATTGGCCGTCCGCAGAGCCAGCGGACAAGGCGATGGGGTTGGACATACAGACCTACCTCCCGGATGACCTGCTCAGGATGGGGGACCGGCTCAGCATGGCCCACTCGCTTGAGCTGCGGGTTCCCTTTTGCGATCACCTGCTGCTCTCGTTCGCTTTCAGCCTCCCGCCCGAACTCCGGTTCGTCGGCTGGAAACTGAAAGGCTTCATGCGCAGGGCCCTGAGTCGGACCCTGCCGAAACCGATCGTGCAGGGAGCCAAGTATGGGTTTCAGGTGCCGTTGGCCCGATGGCTCCGGGAGGACCTCCGGGAAATGGTCCACGACCTGCTGTCCGATGAGGGGGTGAGACGGCGGGGCTACGTCCGGCCCGACTACGTCCGTTGGCTGATCCGGGAGCACGAGGCCGGCCGCCGGAACTTTGCCGACCAGCTCTTTGCTTTGCTGGTGCTGGAACTGTGGCACCGAGGGCGTGAAGGGTGA
- the asnB gene encoding asparagine synthase (glutamine-hydrolyzing), which translates to MCGIGGYVGKGSRTVLENMVRLLAHRGPDASGLWHGEHVGLAHTRLSILDLSSAGNQPMGGEPLGLRVVFNGEIYNFRELREELEAEGATFRTRTDTEVLLHGFRRWGEGLVERLRGMFAFALWDERERACLLVRDRIGIKPLFYAQFSSALVFASEIKALFAHPDLRIELDPLRVDEYLALGYVPNPRTIFRGVAALPPGSWLRWRDGAVETRRYWSPNRTDPLLEGSEAELADELDVRLNDAVRSHLVADVPVGAFLSGGVDSSLVAAIAQRHNDEPIRTFTIGFVGGGDERAYAREVADWIGSRHQERLAKPSLEEQLPKLVWHLDQPLFDNSVLPTFLVSQTACESGKVVLSGDGGDEPFLGYDWTKWALRVPSFSLPEMLRGWEWAYRAGPVGMGQRLYYDVSHGVRDRYLRRMTTAGSFRTWLYRPEFLARLGGRVEEPLAARFDRASAMEPAETLVQADLTGFLPDDILCKVDRMSMACGLEVRVPLLDHRLLEWVLRLPLSLRFRHGRGKYLLRRVAARYLPESILKPRKQGFTVPIGRWLHGMMGDLARDLFTAKAFAARGLIRADRALRLLDMHRSGRYDLGHRIWSLVVLEIWCRIWLDGQNHRQSVRSMLAETGLRT; encoded by the coding sequence ATGTGTGGAATCGGCGGCTATGTGGGAAAGGGATCGAGGACGGTGCTGGAGAACATGGTTCGGCTTCTTGCACACCGTGGACCTGACGCCAGCGGGCTGTGGCACGGCGAACACGTGGGGCTGGCGCACACTCGCCTCTCCATTCTGGATCTGTCCTCGGCCGGCAACCAACCGATGGGCGGCGAGCCCCTGGGCCTCCGGGTGGTCTTCAACGGGGAGATCTACAACTTTCGCGAGCTGCGCGAGGAGCTGGAAGCCGAAGGCGCCACGTTCCGAACGAGGACCGATACGGAGGTGTTGCTCCACGGATTCCGCCGTTGGGGTGAAGGACTGGTCGAGCGGTTGCGGGGCATGTTCGCCTTCGCGCTCTGGGACGAACGGGAGCGGGCCTGCCTGTTGGTTCGGGATCGGATCGGGATCAAGCCGCTGTTCTACGCCCAGTTCTCCTCCGCGCTCGTCTTCGCGTCCGAGATCAAGGCTCTCTTTGCACATCCGGATTTGCGGATCGAACTGGATCCCCTCCGGGTGGATGAGTACCTGGCGCTCGGCTATGTGCCGAACCCCCGGACGATCTTCCGGGGGGTGGCCGCTCTCCCGCCGGGGAGTTGGCTCCGTTGGCGGGACGGGGCGGTCGAGACCAGGCGGTACTGGAGCCCCAACCGCACGGATCCGTTGTTGGAGGGTTCTGAAGCGGAACTGGCCGATGAGCTCGATGTCCGACTGAATGACGCGGTCCGGTCCCATCTGGTGGCCGATGTTCCGGTGGGGGCGTTCCTGTCGGGAGGCGTGGATTCGAGTCTGGTCGCCGCCATCGCACAGCGGCACAATGACGAGCCCATCCGGACATTCACGATCGGGTTTGTCGGCGGCGGGGACGAACGGGCCTACGCGCGGGAAGTGGCCGACTGGATCGGCTCTCGGCATCAAGAGCGGCTGGCGAAACCGTCGTTGGAAGAGCAGTTGCCGAAGCTGGTGTGGCATCTGGATCAGCCCCTGTTCGACAACTCGGTCCTGCCCACGTTTCTGGTCTCGCAGACGGCCTGTGAATCGGGAAAGGTGGTCCTGTCCGGTGACGGAGGGGACGAACCGTTCCTGGGCTACGACTGGACCAAGTGGGCGCTGCGCGTTCCCTCCTTCAGCCTGCCAGAGATGCTTCGAGGCTGGGAGTGGGCTTACAGGGCAGGGCCGGTGGGAATGGGGCAGCGGCTCTATTACGACGTGAGTCACGGAGTCCGGGACCGGTATCTGCGTCGAATGACCACTGCGGGCTCCTTCAGGACCTGGTTGTATCGTCCCGAGTTTCTGGCTCGTCTGGGCGGGCGGGTGGAGGAGCCGCTGGCGGCCCGGTTTGACCGGGCTTCGGCCATGGAGCCGGCGGAAACCCTCGTGCAAGCCGACCTGACCGGCTTCCTCCCCGACGACATTCTGTGCAAGGTGGATCGCATGAGCATGGCCTGCGGGCTGGAAGTGCGGGTGCCGCTGCTCGACCATCGCCTCCTGGAGTGGGTCCTGCGCCTGCCGCTCTCGCTCCGGTTCCGTCACGGGCGCGGCAAGTACCTGCTGAGACGTGTCGCGGCCCGCTATTTGCCGGAATCCATTTTGAAACCGCGGAAGCAGGGGTTCACCGTGCCCATCGGACGGTGGCTCCATGGGATGATGGGAGACCTCGCGCGGGACCTGTTCACGGCGAAGGCGTTTGCCGCTCGTGGCCTCATCAGGGCTGATCGGGCCTTGCGCTTGCTCGACATGCACCGGTCGGGAAGGTATGATCTGGGCCACCGGATTTGGAGCCTCGTGGTCCTGGAGATCTGGTGCCGGATCTGGCTGGACGGACAGAACCACAGACAGAGCGTCCGCTCCATGCTCGCGGAGACCGGCTTACGGACATGA
- a CDS encoding DegT/DnrJ/EryC1/StrS family aminotransferase, with product MGPQPIIPHSRPTLGDEAVQAVSSVVASGQVAQGPRVAEFERAVAKLVGVRGGVAVSSGTAALELALLVLGIGPGDEVLLPSYVCAAPWLATVRVGASPKLVDIEPTTYAIDPDGAKRALSARAKAIIVPHLFGLPADLTGLEALGVPLVEDCAQTLAATERGRQVGTVGTVTVCSFYATKLLCTGEGGMVLANDERLLERARALREYDERQTLDRRAFNHKMTDLQAALGISQLGRFGAFLRRRAAIADAYQEAFRPFDLRLPVVPEGRTHVYYRYVVRPKGGSRVTEELLARMERRGIHCRRPVFRPIHRYLGLEGYPASEEADRAALSVPIYPSLTEEEVARTIQTLREELA from the coding sequence ATGGGCCCGCAGCCGATCATTCCCCACTCCCGTCCGACGCTCGGCGACGAGGCCGTGCAGGCCGTGAGCTCCGTGGTTGCCTCTGGACAGGTGGCGCAGGGGCCGCGCGTGGCGGAGTTCGAGCGGGCCGTGGCCAAGCTGGTCGGAGTGCGGGGCGGGGTGGCGGTCAGCTCGGGCACCGCGGCGCTGGAGCTGGCCCTGCTGGTCCTGGGCATCGGGCCGGGCGACGAGGTGCTGCTCCCAAGCTATGTCTGTGCCGCGCCTTGGCTGGCAACCGTGAGGGTCGGGGCCTCGCCCAAGCTGGTGGACATCGAGCCGACAACCTATGCGATCGATCCGGACGGAGCGAAGCGGGCCCTGTCGGCGCGCGCCAAAGCGATCATCGTGCCGCACCTCTTCGGCTTGCCGGCGGACCTGACCGGGTTGGAGGCCTTGGGAGTTCCGCTGGTCGAGGACTGCGCGCAGACCTTGGCCGCGACCGAGCGGGGGAGACAGGTGGGTACGGTGGGAACCGTGACGGTCTGCTCGTTCTACGCGACCAAGCTCCTCTGTACGGGGGAGGGAGGCATGGTGCTGGCGAACGATGAGCGGCTGCTGGAGCGGGCGAGGGCCCTGCGGGAATATGACGAGAGGCAGACGCTGGACCGGCGTGCCTTCAACCATAAGATGACCGACCTGCAAGCGGCTTTGGGAATCAGCCAGCTCGGCCGGTTCGGGGCGTTCCTCCGGCGGCGGGCGGCCATCGCCGACGCCTACCAGGAGGCCTTCCGTCCTTTCGATCTTCGTTTGCCCGTGGTGCCGGAGGGGCGTACCCACGTCTACTACCGGTACGTGGTGAGGCCGAAGGGAGGGAGCAGGGTGACGGAGGAGCTGCTGGCGCGGATGGAGCGGCGGGGAATCCACTGCCGCCGCCCGGTCTTTCGTCCGATCCACCGGTACCTGGGGCTTGAGGGGTATCCGGCCAGCGAGGAAGCGGATCGGGCCGCCCTGTCCGTGCCGATTTATCCTTCCCTGACCGAGGAGGAAGTGGCGCGGACGATCCAAACCCTCCGCGAGGAGCTGGCATGA
- a CDS encoding glycosyltransferase family 4 protein: protein MNILMLAEVSAATVIGGAERVLREQMLGLQGRGHWVGSVVRMPGGDSRPQMAVGAAVEHRYTVSRRNEPAFVLSSVVRSVRAFDRARRDLAPDVAVIHQSVAGLGALLRRRASIGSWVYVCHSLAHEEYVSRTSKELPAIGPVRRALNRAACLWIERAVIRRCARIVVLSEFMKRRVTAVHGVPESRIRVVPGGADPERFRPPDDPTAVRRRLKLPDDKVILFVVRNLVPRMGLDNLLQAMAKLGDEAGDLLLLIGGEGGLRRTLERLIGELRLARHVRLLGFVEEEELPLYYQAADLVLMPTQELEGFGLVTVEALACGTPVVGTPVGAIPEVLARLDQRLIAEGNDGPSLAQAIRRTLCRFRDEPGEQERLSRAARQLVLNHYTWERHNEQLETVLTEAIKDREG from the coding sequence ATGAACATCCTGATGCTGGCAGAAGTCTCCGCCGCGACGGTGATCGGAGGAGCCGAGCGGGTGCTGCGGGAACAGATGCTGGGCTTGCAGGGACGCGGCCACTGGGTGGGCTCGGTGGTCCGTATGCCGGGAGGAGACTCGCGTCCGCAGATGGCGGTAGGGGCGGCGGTCGAGCACCGGTACACCGTCTCCCGCCGGAACGAGCCGGCGTTCGTCCTCTCCTCGGTGGTCCGGTCCGTCCGGGCTTTCGACCGGGCCAGGCGGGACCTCGCGCCTGACGTCGCCGTCATCCATCAGTCGGTGGCAGGGCTGGGGGCGTTGTTGCGACGCAGAGCTTCGATCGGCTCGTGGGTCTACGTCTGCCACTCCCTCGCGCACGAGGAATATGTCTCCCGCACGTCGAAGGAACTGCCGGCGATCGGGCCGGTGCGGCGGGCCTTGAACCGGGCTGCCTGTCTCTGGATCGAACGGGCCGTGATACGGCGGTGTGCAAGGATCGTCGTCCTGAGCGAGTTCATGAAGCGCCGCGTCACGGCCGTTCACGGGGTGCCGGAATCGCGCATCCGGGTCGTGCCTGGCGGGGCCGATCCGGAGCGGTTCCGTCCCCCCGACGATCCAACCGCCGTGCGGCGACGGCTCAAGCTGCCGGACGACAAGGTCATCCTGTTCGTCGTTCGCAACCTGGTGCCGCGGATGGGTCTGGACAACCTCCTCCAGGCGATGGCGAAGCTGGGCGACGAAGCCGGGGACCTGCTGCTGCTCATCGGGGGAGAGGGGGGCCTGCGCCGGACATTGGAGCGGCTGATCGGCGAACTCCGGCTGGCCAGGCACGTACGGCTGCTGGGATTCGTCGAGGAGGAGGAGTTGCCCCTCTACTATCAGGCGGCCGATCTCGTGCTCATGCCCACCCAGGAACTTGAGGGGTTCGGTCTTGTCACCGTCGAAGCCCTGGCCTGTGGCACGCCGGTCGTCGGGACGCCGGTGGGGGCCATTCCCGAGGTCCTCGCCCGTCTGGACCAGCGGCTGATCGCGGAGGGGAACGACGGGCCCTCCCTTGCCCAGGCGATCAGGCGGACCCTCTGCCGGTTCCGGGACGAGCCGGGCGAGCAGGAGCGGCTGTCCCGCGCCGCACGCCAACTCGTTCTGAACCACTATACATGGGAACGGCATAACGAGCAGTTGGAGACGGTGCTGACCGAGGCGATCAAGGATCGAGAGGGATGA
- a CDS encoding glycosyltransferase family 4 protein — protein sequence MTDKVVHVITRLDRGGSAQNALLTVLGHDRSRFVPMVVAGMPGRWDDQGGDEATEENRRRLERAGVRCLVLPTLTREINPRKDFTALLRLVALFRAERPAIVHTHTSKAGVLGRLAARLARVPAVVHTPHGHVFYGHFGPVPSWAFLQIERVLARTTTWLIALTEAEREEHLALKVGRPDRFAVIPSGIDLERFRQVAGVAGRRPPGFDCPPDAIVVGSVGWLTPVKGHRVLIEALARLKPAHPTLCLVIVGSGILRAELSALAARLGLRESVRFLGERGDVPDCLAGMDIFVLPSLNEGMGRALIEAMAARRPVVASRVGGVPAVVESRRTGLLVPPNDPEALAAAIGELLRRPDWAKELATAGCESVGERFGTGAMVRAVEAVYEKALEDVRRET from the coding sequence ATGACAGACAAGGTGGTCCACGTCATCACCAGGCTGGATCGGGGCGGCTCCGCCCAGAATGCCCTCTTGACCGTCTTGGGCCACGACCGGTCGCGTTTCGTGCCGATGGTCGTCGCCGGGATGCCCGGCCGGTGGGACGATCAGGGAGGAGACGAGGCGACGGAGGAGAACCGCCGCCGCCTGGAACGAGCCGGCGTCCGCTGTCTCGTGTTGCCTACGCTGACCAGAGAGATCAATCCGCGCAAAGATTTCACTGCCTTGCTGCGACTCGTCGCCCTGTTCCGTGCGGAGCGGCCCGCCATCGTCCATACCCATACCTCAAAGGCCGGAGTTCTGGGGCGGCTGGCCGCCAGGCTGGCGAGAGTGCCGGCGGTCGTCCATACCCCGCACGGTCATGTCTTTTACGGCCATTTCGGTCCGGTGCCCTCCTGGGCCTTTTTGCAGATCGAGCGGGTGCTGGCTAGAACCACGACCTGGTTGATTGCGCTGACGGAAGCCGAACGGGAAGAGCATCTTGCGCTGAAGGTCGGCCGACCGGACCGGTTTGCGGTCATTCCCAGCGGGATCGATTTGGAGCGGTTTCGCCAGGTAGCCGGCGTAGCCGGACGGCGTCCGCCCGGTTTCGATTGTCCGCCCGACGCGATCGTCGTGGGATCCGTGGGGTGGCTCACGCCGGTCAAGGGGCATCGCGTCCTGATTGAAGCCTTGGCGCGGTTGAAGCCGGCTCATCCCACGTTGTGTCTGGTGATTGTGGGCAGCGGGATCCTGCGAGCGGAGCTGTCGGCTCTGGCGGCTCGGCTCGGCCTCAGGGAGTCGGTCCGCTTCCTGGGGGAGCGGGGCGACGTGCCGGACTGTCTGGCCGGCATGGATATTTTCGTGCTCCCGTCGCTGAACGAGGGGATGGGACGGGCCTTGATCGAAGCCATGGCGGCCAGGCGACCGGTCGTGGCCTCGCGGGTCGGGGGAGTGCCGGCTGTCGTGGAGAGCCGGCGCACGGGCTTGCTCGTGCCGCCGAACGATCCGGAGGCTCTGGCAGCAGCGATCGGGGAACTGCTCCGTCGTCCGGACTGGGCGAAGGAGCTGGCGACGGCCGGCTGCGAGTCAGTCGGCGAACGGTTCGGGACCGGCGCGATGGTGCGCGCGGTCGAGGCGGTCTATGAAAAGGCCTTGGAAGACGTGAGACGTGAGACGTAA
- a CDS encoding glycosyltransferase family 2 protein: MTRETATGQSEAPTLSVVIPVFNERATIAEILRRVQLVKIDKELVVVDDGSTDGTREFLQELVKAKTLDPPAVTLGDGSRLPVGNVTVLFQPTNRGKGAAVRRGFQEARGAVVLVQDADLEYDPQNYAVLLEPIEKGVADVVYGSRFLGGPHRVLFYWHYLANTILTTLSNMMTNVNLSDVWTCYKVFRREVVAKLDLKENRFGFEQEVTAKVAKMGCRIYEVPISYYGRTYAEGKKITWKDGVRGLWCILRYTVFD, from the coding sequence ATGACGCGCGAGACGGCGACGGGACAGAGCGAGGCCCCGACCCTTTCCGTGGTCATCCCGGTCTTCAATGAGCGGGCCACCATTGCGGAGATCCTCCGTCGGGTTCAACTCGTGAAAATAGACAAGGAACTCGTCGTGGTGGACGACGGATCCACCGACGGCACCAGGGAATTCCTGCAGGAGCTGGTCAAGGCGAAGACGCTCGATCCGCCGGCGGTGACGCTGGGCGACGGGAGCCGGTTGCCCGTCGGCAACGTGACGGTGCTGTTCCAGCCGACGAACCGGGGGAAAGGGGCAGCCGTGCGCCGCGGCTTCCAGGAGGCGCGGGGGGCCGTCGTGCTCGTGCAGGACGCGGATCTGGAATATGACCCGCAGAACTATGCCGTTCTGCTGGAGCCGATCGAGAAGGGCGTCGCGGACGTCGTGTACGGGTCGCGCTTCCTGGGCGGACCGCATCGGGTGCTGTTCTACTGGCACTACCTGGCCAACACGATCCTGACGACCCTTTCGAACATGATGACGAACGTGAACCTCTCGGACGTCTGGACCTGCTACAAGGTCTTCCGGCGGGAGGTGGTGGCCAAGCTGGACCTCAAGGAGAACCGGTTCGGCTTCGAGCAGGAGGTCACGGCGAAGGTGGCCAAGATGGGCTGCCGGATCTACGAAGTGCCGATCTCCTACTATGGCCGGACCTACGCCGAAGGGAAGAAGATCACCTGGAAGGACGGGGTCCGGGGCCTCTGGTGTATCCTGCGATACACGGTGTTTGACTAG
- a CDS encoding methyltransferase domain-containing protein produces the protein MSDAAPSRFRRWLAPPHPTWQSSSSRRRVEDFLREESNRVPKGRRVNVGSASKRFAVRTVNLDLLTGEQVDVQGDVLSLPFQDQTVDTVVCTGVLEHVADPHRAVAEFYRVMKPGGRIFVEAPFMQTVHASPGDYSRWTRDGLGRLMTGFEVQSCHVVAGPASALAWLVQETLAMLFSLRNELLYKLGLRLFGWLAVPLSWLDLMLERHPMAWHAASGFAVVAAKPGPKPGREEAVARP, from the coding sequence ATGAGCGACGCGGCCCCTTCCAGGTTCCGCCGGTGGCTGGCGCCTCCGCATCCGACCTGGCAGTCTTCTTCCAGCCGTCGCCGTGTCGAGGACTTCCTGCGGGAAGAGTCCAACCGGGTTCCGAAGGGGCGAAGGGTCAACGTGGGCTCCGCCTCGAAGCGGTTCGCGGTCCGGACGGTCAACCTGGATCTGCTCACGGGGGAGCAGGTGGATGTGCAGGGGGACGTCTTGAGCCTGCCGTTTCAGGATCAGACGGTTGACACGGTCGTCTGCACCGGCGTGCTCGAGCACGTCGCCGACCCCCATCGGGCCGTGGCCGAGTTCTACCGGGTCATGAAACCGGGAGGACGGATCTTCGTGGAGGCCCCGTTCATGCAGACCGTCCACGCCTCGCCGGGCGACTATTCCCGCTGGACGCGCGACGGACTCGGCCGGCTCATGACCGGATTCGAGGTGCAGTCCTGTCACGTGGTGGCCGGGCCGGCTTCGGCGCTCGCCTGGCTCGTGCAGGAGACGCTGGCCATGCTGTTCAGCCTGCGGAACGAGTTGCTGTACAAGCTGGGGCTTCGACTGTTCGGCTGGCTGGCCGTGCCGCTGTCCTGGCTTGACCTGATGCTCGAGCGTCACCCGATGGCCTGGCACGCCGCCTCCGGCTTCGCCGTCGTCGCGGCGAAGCCCGGACCGAAGCCGGGTCGGGAGGAAGCGGTTGCAAGACCTTGA